One Thunnus albacares chromosome 12, fThuAlb1.1, whole genome shotgun sequence genomic region harbors:
- the pter gene encoding phosphotriesterase-related protein — translation MSKLSGKVQTVLGLVDPDQLGRTMTHEHLTMSFECCYFPPPPGDEAVAENPFHMQHMYWLRQNPYSCHENLLLLQETSAVRDELLAYRKAGGGTIVENTTTGIDRDLPTLRQLAKDTGVHIIAGAGYYVDCTHTEATKKMSVEKLTDIIISEVLHGADGTDIRCGVIGEIGTSWPITESEKKVLKATAHAQAQLGCPVIIHPGRNPAAPAEVIRILQEAGGDIGKTVMSHLDRTIFNNGELLEFAKMGCYLEYDLFGTEMLNYPYDLNVDMPNDSQRVKALAFLVKEGYEDKIVIAHDIHTKNRLTKYGGHGYSHILKNIVPKMLTRGISQHQVDKILIDNPKRWLTFK, via the exons ATGTCAAAGCTGAGTGGGAAGGTCCAGACTGTCCTGGGTCTGGTGGATCCAGACCAGCTGGGCCGCACCATGACCCACGAGCACCTGACGATGAGCTTCGAGTGCTGCTACTTCCCTCCTCCTCCGGGTGACGAAGCGGTGGCAGAGAACCCGTTCCACATGCAGCACATGTACTGGCTGAGACAAAACCCCTACAGCTGCCATGAgaacttgctgctgctgcaggagaccagCGCCGTGCGGGACGAGCTGCTGGCCTACAGGAAGGCCGGAGGGGGCACGATAGTGGAGAACACCACCACGGGCATCGACCGGGACCTGCCCACCCTCAGGCAGCTGGCCAAGGACACTGGGGTTCACATCATCGCTGGAGCAGGGTACTATGTGGACTGCACCCACACAGAAGCCACCAAGAAAATGAGTGTGGAGAAG CtcactgacatcatcatcagcgAGGTGCTTCACGGCGCCGACGGAACAGACATCCGCTGTGGCGTGATCGGAGAGATCGGCACCAGCTGGCCGATTACAGAGAGCGAGAAGAAGGTGCTGAAGGCCACGGCTCACGCTCAGGCCCAGCTCGGCTGCCCGGTTATCATCCATCCCGGCAGGAATCCTGCCGCTCCGGCTGAAGTCATCCGGATTCTCCAGGAGGCCGGCGGTGACATCGGCAAAACTGTCATGTCTCACCTGGATAG GACTATATTTAATAATGGTGAACTGCTTGAGTTTGCTAAGATGGGGTGTTACCTGGAGTATGATCTGTTTGGAACCGAGATGCTGAACTATCCCTATGACCTGAACGTGGACATGCCCAACGACAGCCAGAGAGTGAAAGC CTTGGCGTTCCTGGTAAAGGAGGGCTATGAGGACAAGATAGTGATCGCACACGACATCCACACCAAGAACCGTCTGACCAAGTACGGCGGTCACGGCTACTCTCACATCCTGAAGAACATCGTGCCGAAGATGCTGACGAGGGGCATCTCGCAGCACCAGGTGGATAAGATCCTCATCGACAACCCAAAACGCTGGCTGACCTTCAAATGA
- the c1ql3b gene encoding complement C1q-like protein 3b, whose translation MIATGVCGVALVLVLVVLIPVVVNSAGTPARYEMLGSCQMVCDSHGTAATAAAKTTNPIKDNRLVQSLPTFIQGPQGEPGRVGRMGPRGPVGEPGPPGPAGPPGERGVPGPPGPPGAPGMNGPTGAISAATYNTIPKIAFYAGLKKQHEGYEVLKFDDVVTNLGNHYDPSTGKFTCSIPGIYFFVYHVLMRGGDGTSMWADLCKNNQVRASAIAQDADQNYDYASNSVVLHLEPGDEIYIKLDGGKAHGGNNNKYSTFSGFMLYAD comes from the exons ATGATCGCAACTGGTGTTTGTGGCGTCGCGCTGGTGCTGGTGTTGGTGGTTCTGATCCCGGTCGTGGTGAACTCCGCCGGGACTCCTGCCCGCTATGAGATGCTCGGATCCTGCCAAATGGTGTGCGACTCCCACGGGACCGCAGCCACGGCCGCGGCCAAGACGACCAACCCGATCAAAGACAACCGTCTGGTTCAGTCGCTTCCGACGTTCATCCAAGGTCCTCAAGGAGAGCCGGGACGCGTGGGGAGGATGGGTCCGAGGGGCCCGGTCGGCGAGCCCGGGCCACCTGGACCTGCTGGTCCTCCCGGAGAGAGAGGGGTACCTGGTCCTCCGGGTCCACCCGGAGCACCCGGAATGAATGGGCCCACCGGTGCCATCAGTGCAGCCACCTACAACACTATCCCAAAGATTGCATTTTATGCAGGACTTAAGAAGCAACATGAGGGATATGAAGTGCTGAAATTCGACGACGTGGTCACAAATCTCGGCAACCACTATGACCCCTCAACAGGGAAATTCACCTGCTCAATACCAGGGATTTACTTCTTTGTTTACCACGTGCTGATGCGAGGAGGGGATGGAACCAGCATGTGGGCCGACCTCTGCAAAAACAACCAG GTGAGAGCCAGCGCCATCGCCCAAGACGCCGACCAGAACTACGACTACGCCAGCAACAGTGTTGTTTTACATCTCGAGCCCGGAGACGAGATTTACATCAAGTTGGACGGCGGAAAGGCGCACGGgggcaacaacaacaagtacAGCACCTTCTCTGGCTTCATGTTGTACGCTGATTGA